The DNA window AGGCCGCCGAGCAGTGAAATGACGGTCATGTCGTCGACCTCGCGCCAGATCAGCGACCGCATGCAGACCTGCAGCGTGGCGCCCCAGCCAACCCCGATCGACAGTCCGTTGGTGACCTGTTCGGAAATGTAGCGTCCGGTCGCGTGGCCGACGACGGCCGCGACGCTCTCCTCGTCCTGGCTCGACGCGGGCACGACGATCGCCTCGGTCAGGCCGAGGTGCTTTTCCAGGTTCCGCTGCAGGCGGATCAGCGATTCGGCCTGCGAATTGATGGTGATCTGGACCGTACCGTCTTCACGCGTGGCCGCAAGCAGGCGCAGGGCCTTGATGCGGCTGATGTCGAGATGCTGGGCAACCTGTTCCTGGGTCAGGCCCTCGACATAATAGAGATAGGCGGCTCTCAGCTTGAGTTCGTCCTGGTCGGACTGGAATTTCGTCCGCCTCGGTCGCTTTTCCGAACCTGCCATGCCCACTTCCCTCAAGACGTAACCCCATTAGACGATTTGCCGGCGGAGGGAAATCACGCGGCCGCTCGCGCGCCGGCCGCCCGTCGAAATCCAGCAAGCGAAAAGCCTGCCCAAGTTCATCTTACGGAATTGTACAATAATTCTCAATATGGCATAAATGTACGAATTATGACGTCGCTCGGGCGCAGCCAGAAGGATATGATATGCGAATACTGCTCTCCAATGATGACGGAATCGACGCGCCCGGTCTGGCGATCCTGGAAAGGACGGCTGCGCTGCTGAGTGACGACATCTGGACCGTGGCGCCGAGCGGCAACCGTAGCGGCTTTGGCCATTCGATCACGCTGCGGCAGGCCTTTGCCGTTGAGCAGGTCGCGCCCCGACGCTATTCGTGCACCGGCACCCCGGCCGACTGCGTCATCGGGGCGATGCACTGGGTGTTCCGCGACGGCGCGAAACCCGATCTGGTGCTGTCGGGCATCAATGAGGGGCGCAACGTCGCCGAGGATGTCTCCTATTCCGGCACCATGGCGGTGGCGCGCGAGGCGGCGCTGTGCGGCATTGCCGGCGTGGCCTTCTCCATGCCACGCGACAGCCAGGCCTATGGCGATGACGAGGTCGCATGGCTGGCGGCGCGCATCGAAGGTTTTTGGAACACCCGCCAGGAATGGGCCCAGGAGGGACATTGGCTGAGTGTCAACCTGCCGCGCAATGTGCCGGCGCCGATGCGTTCGGCGCGCATCGGCCGCGACAAATGCGCGACGCGGGTGATCATCCATGCCGAGGATGGGCGCAGCGCCCGCATCGAGCCGCTGGCCGACCGCAACTACGCCACGACGCCGGGTGACGAAAACAGCCTGATCGATTCCGGCATTGCCTCGGTCACCTGCCTGAACTGGATGGGCCATGCCGTCGTGCCGGCGGGCGCCTTGTCGGAACTCGACGGGACCCTTGAACAGGCGGTCGCCTAGGACTTGATCCCGAAAAGATCGGACTAGAGCGTTTCACGGAAACGGCGAAACGCTCTATCTCTTTGTTTTTGAGGCAATTTCGAAGGGAAAGCGCTATGCGCCTTGCCCGGGAAAACCGCTCACACTTTTCCTGGAATTGCTCTAACCGGATTCGAACTGAAAAGGGCGCCCGGATCGCCGGCGCCCTTTTTTGTTCTCGATCGTGGCGCGATCAGTATTTCGGGTAGACCTCGAGCAGGCAGTCGTCGAGATAGCTGTTGACGAAGCCGGGGATGGTCACCGCGCGGGTTTCGATGCCGCCGTCGTCATGCAGCACGTGCTCGAGATAGCCGACCTCGCGGTTGCCACCCATTTCGGGCACCAGCTCCTCGCGGGTGGTGAAGGCGATGGACGAGCACCATTCGAGCCTCACACCATCGTGGCCGCGCGAGCGCTGCTGGTGCAGGTGCCCGCTGGCGATCATCTTGAGCTGCTTGTGCTCCATCAATTCGTGCAGGTTCTGTCGGCCGATCGGGTCGACTGTCCAGTAGGTCAGCTCGGTGCTTTCCGGGGTGTCGACATAGAGCGGCTGATGCGAGAACAGCGCCAGGTGCCGCTCACCAAGCGTCGCCAGCTGTTCGCCGATCCAGTCATATTGCTGCTGCTCGCCCTCCAGTCCCGAACCGACACGCAGCGAGTTGATGCCGAGCAGCCGCCAGTTGTCGCGGTCGATCGACCATCTGTCGGCGCCATAATAGCGCTCGTAACGGTGAAGCCTGGTTGGGCTGATGGCACTGCCCATGGCGGTTTCGGGTTGCGACAGGCGCGGATTGTCGCCGACATCGTGATTGCCGGGGATATAGCGGATGTCCTTGCCGGCGCGCTCCAGGAAGGAGCGGCAGAAGGGATAGTCTTCCTCGAAGCGTATGCCGTCGAGCGTGATGTCGCCGGTATGGATGATCAGGTCGTGATCGGCGGCCTTCAGCACATCGATCATGAGCTCGTTGTTCTCGTGAAACCGATGGGTTCGCGGCGAGAGGTGGGTGTCGGATATCTGCATAATTCGAATCGAGGCCATGGATCTCTCTTGCCGGTGGGCGTGGTCTGATGCGTCGTCGCCTCAGAATTGTACAATTGTATTGACTTGAGAAAGATAGTTCAATATTCGATTTTAGCGATCAACGGATCGCCAGCCCGAGCGCGTCTTCGCCGCGCGGATTCCGGAGGGATCGGGCGGGAGGTTACCGGAACGGGGAGGCACCATGTCCGGCATCGAGATCAGGAACCTCAACAAGAGGTGGGCGACCTTTGACGCCGTGAAGGATGTCAGCTTCGAGGTGAAGCCCGGCACGCTGACGGTGCTGCTTGGGCCGTCCGGCTGCGGCAAGTCGACGACGCTGCGGCTGATTGCCGGCCTCGATGCGGTCACTTCGGGCCACATCTTCATCGGCGGCAAGGACGTCACCGTGCAGCCGCCGGCCAAACGCGGCTTGGCCATGGTGTTCCAGTCCTATGCGCTCTTCCCCCACCTCAGCGTTGCGGAAAACATCATATTCGGTCTCAAGGTGCGGCGGGTGCCGGCCGGGGAGCGGACGCGTCGCCTCAAGAAGGCAGCCGACATTCTCGGGCTGGGGGCGCTTCTTGACCGCAAGCCTTCCCAGCTTTCGGGCGGTCAGCAGCAGCGCGTCGCCCTCGGCCGGGCGATCGTGGCTGAGGCGTCGGTGTGCCTGATGGACGAGCCGCTGTCCAACCTTGACGCGCAGCTTCGCCACGAGATGCGCAAGGAAATACGCACCATCCAGC is part of the Mesorhizobium loti genome and encodes:
- a CDS encoding 5'/3'-nucleotidase SurE, with product MRILLSNDDGIDAPGLAILERTAALLSDDIWTVAPSGNRSGFGHSITLRQAFAVEQVAPRRYSCTGTPADCVIGAMHWVFRDGAKPDLVLSGINEGRNVAEDVSYSGTMAVAREAALCGIAGVAFSMPRDSQAYGDDEVAWLAARIEGFWNTRQEWAQEGHWLSVNLPRNVPAPMRSARIGRDKCATRVIIHAEDGRSARIEPLADRNYATTPGDENSLIDSGIASVTCLNWMGHAVVPAGALSELDGTLEQAVA
- a CDS encoding metallophosphoesterase family protein, whose protein sequence is MASIRIMQISDTHLSPRTHRFHENNELMIDVLKAADHDLIIHTGDITLDGIRFEEDYPFCRSFLERAGKDIRYIPGNHDVGDNPRLSQPETAMGSAISPTRLHRYERYYGADRWSIDRDNWRLLGINSLRVGSGLEGEQQQYDWIGEQLATLGERHLALFSHQPLYVDTPESTELTYWTVDPIGRQNLHELMEHKQLKMIASGHLHQQRSRGHDGVRLEWCSSIAFTTREELVPEMGGNREVGYLEHVLHDDGGIETRAVTIPGFVNSYLDDCLLEVYPKY